A stretch of the Haloplanus aerogenes genome encodes the following:
- a CDS encoding helix-turn-helix domain-containing protein has protein sequence MPRAKLRLSVPDAVWIHDISVDHPAVTFQVVATLSSEDNGIALLKVRTADPLPILTEIRERDDITDFDLLWKRDNVTMIQIETTNPLLLFPILKAGVPLQTPFEISDGTAVWVITTSSERLSALGTRLDQAGIEFAIEYVHNEPPDPAEQLLTDRQREVLLAAAAQGYYETPRRITLTELSNSLDIAKATGSDVLHRAEGKILTWFIEEYLSSSAALV, from the coding sequence ATGCCTAGAGCAAAACTGCGGCTTTCGGTTCCGGACGCGGTATGGATTCACGACATCTCGGTCGATCATCCGGCGGTGACGTTCCAAGTCGTCGCCACCCTGTCCAGTGAGGACAATGGGATCGCCTTACTCAAAGTTCGAACTGCGGATCCGCTCCCGATTCTCACCGAGATTCGAGAGCGTGACGACATCACCGACTTCGATCTGTTGTGGAAACGGGACAACGTGACGATGATTCAGATCGAGACGACGAACCCCCTGCTGCTGTTCCCCATCTTGAAAGCTGGTGTTCCACTCCAGACGCCGTTCGAAATCAGCGACGGGACCGCAGTATGGGTGATTACGACGTCGTCGGAACGGCTGTCAGCGCTCGGGACACGACTCGATCAGGCCGGAATCGAGTTCGCCATCGAGTACGTGCACAACGAGCCACCGGATCCGGCCGAGCAGCTCCTTACCGACCGCCAGCGAGAAGTTCTGTTGGCGGCCGCCGCGCAAGGATATTACGAGACCCCTCGACGAATAACGCTCACCGAACTGTCCAACTCGCTCGATATCGCGAAAGCGACCGGGAGTGACGTTCTCCACCGTGCCGAAGGAAAAATCCTGACGTGGTTCATCGAGGAGTATCTCTCGTCGAGCGCGGCGCTCGTTTGA